The Pelobates fuscus isolate aPelFus1 chromosome 2, aPelFus1.pri, whole genome shotgun sequence genome has a segment encoding these proteins:
- the LOC134586209 gene encoding HUWE1-associated protein modifying stress responses-like, with translation MNNKRKNRKGEIWKQRPRPYFTKWEERCLRKAQQKEQKPEWKAEQSKQKLWPHLKRLATAVGKLYEQGLYRQQGLCLWIPFQDAANSLSSLYKESMDAHQQCFGLGSEIGHQRLNKELLAWVNQCQPTIMKEDLIRVLLEKVPSPRSSHDPPHMADESSVAASLHSLLNGRMASMSTHSTIPASSSRLQKRTLAQCCDLFTDLPPCKRKRLI, from the coding sequence ATGAACAATAAAAGGAAGAATAGGAAAGGTGAGATCTGGAAGCAAAGACCCAGGCCGTATTTCACTAAATGGGAGGAGCGTTGTTTGAGGAAGGCACAACAGAAAGAGCAGAAACCAGAATGGAAGGCCGAGCAGAGTAAGCAAAAACTCTGGCCCCACCTAAAGAGGTTAGCCACAGCAGTGGGGAAACTTTATGAACAAGGACTTTATAGACAACAAGGGCTGTGTCTGTGGATCCCATTCCAGGATGCTGCTAATTCTCTCTCCAGTCTTTACAAAGAAAGTATGGATGCTCATCAACAATGCTTTGGCTTAGGATCTGAAATAGGACATCAAAGGCTCAATAAAGAACTGTTAGCCTGGGTAAATCAATGTCAACCTACTATTATGAAAGAAGATTTAATAAGAGTTCTACTTGAAAAAGTACCATCTCCAAGGAGCTCACATGATCCACCACATATGGCTGATGAATCATCCGTAGCAGCATCTCTCCACAGTTTATTAAATGGCAGAATGGCAAGCATGAGTACTCACTCTACCATCCCAGCATCTAGCAGCAGGTTGCAAAAGCGCACCTTGGCACAGTGCTGCGATCTATTTACAGATTTACCACCCTGTAAACGAAAGAGACTGATTTGA